The genomic region CCCTCCAGGCGCTCCGGCCGCGCACCAGGCGGATCTGGTGGTAGGTCACCGCCTTGATCTCGCGTCGCAGCTGGTGACGCGCCCGGTCGATCGGCTCTCCCCGCGCCGTGCCGCGGGCGCGGAATCGCAGGCGATCGACCCGCTCGACCTTGAACGAGGAGAACAGGATCCCTTCCGTCTCCAGCCGGTAGAGGAGCTCGCTCAACCAGCGAACCAGCAGATCCTCGAGGCTCGAGCCCTCGACCGCGATGCGGACCGCGCGCCGGGGACGCACCGTCCGCCTGTCGCAGACGAGGTCGAACAGAGCGCAGGCGGCGTGCTCGAACAGTCGCGGCAGCGTGGCTCCCCGGACCACGGCCCCCGCGTCGGCCGTGTGCTCGAAGAACTCGTACCCGGCCGGCATGGATCAGGCTCCCGCCCGCCCGCGACGCCGGCGTCCCGGCGGTGCCGGGTCGCCGCTCTCCGCGAGCGAGAACTCCACCCTGAGATGGAACTGGTCCACGCGGTCGACACGCACTCGGACGCGATCTCCCAGCTTGAACACCCGGCCGAACCGCTCCCCTTTCAGGATCTGCTTCTTCTCCAGGAAGCGGTAGCGATCGCCGGGAAGCGATTCGATCTTGACCAGGCCGCTGATGAAATACTCCTGCAGCTCGACGAACAGGCCGAACGGGTGGGCGGAGAGGATGAAGCCGTCGAACTCCTCGCCGACGCGCTCGGCCATGAAGGCGGTCTTCTTCCACTCCACCAGCTCCCATTCGGCGTCATCGGCGTTCCGCTCCATGCGCGACGAGTGCAGCGCCGCCTCCGGCAGGAAGTCCTCGAGGCCCCGGCGCTCGCGATCGCTCAGGGGCGCGGGCCGGCGCACCCGGCGGAGAATGCGATGCACGATCAGGTCCGGATAGCGGCGGATGGGCGAGGTGAAGTGGGTGTAGCACGAGGCCGCCAGGCCGAAGTGCATGTCGCGCTGATGATGGTAGCGCGCCTGCTTCATCGAGCGCAGCATCAGCCTCGACAGGAAGCGCTCTTCCGGGCGCCCCTTCGCCATCTCGACGAGGTCCTGGAAGGCGCGCGGCTCGATCGACTCGAACGGGCGCGCCAGGCGGTATCCGAAGGCCTGCGCCACGGCGTCGAACTCCTCGAGCTTCTTCGGATCGGGGCGCTCGTGGATGCGGTAGATCGACGGCACCCGGGCGCGGAAAATGTGCCCGGCGACGGTCTCGTTCGCCGCCAGCATGAACTCCTCGATCAGCCGGTGCGCCACGTTCCGCTCCAGGGGCACGATGCCGGTCATCTCGCCGGTGGCCGCCAGGAGGAGCTCCGGCTCCGGCAGGTCGAAGTCGATGCTGCCGCGCCGCCGCCGCTTCCCGTTGAGCACGCCGCACAGCTCCTCCATCAACCGGAACATCGGCACCAGGGGGCGGTAGCGCGCCGCCGTCTCGGCGTCCTTGTCCACCAGGATCTTCGCCACGCTGGTGTAGGTCATGCGCTCGACGCTCCGGATGACCCCGTCGGCGAACCGGTAGTCGGTCACCTTGCCGTGCCCGTCGATCGTCATCAGGCACGACTGCACCAGGCGATCGACTCCGGGATTGAGGGAGCAGATGCCGTTGCTCAACCGGTGCGGCAGCATCGGCAGCGCGGTCCCGGGGAAGTAGACACTCGTGCCGCGCTCGTACGCCTCGCGGTCGAGGGCGCTCTCCGGCCGCACGTAGTGCGCCACGTCGGCGATATGAACCTGAAGCACGTAGGTCCCGTCGGCGTTCTTCGCGACGTGCACCGCGTCGTCGAAGTCCATGGCGGTCTCTCCGTCGATGGTCACGATCGGCAGGGCGCGGAAGTCCTCCCGGCCGCGCAGCTCCTCCTCGGCGACGCGCTCCGGGGCCGCGCCGGCATCCGCCAGGACGTCCGGAGGAAACTCCACCTTCAGGTCGTATTTGCGCACGATCGTCTTGAGGTCCATTCCCGGCTCGTCCGGGGACCCCAGGACCTCCACCACGCGTCCCGTGGCCGGGCGTCGCTCCATGGGCGGGCGCAGGATCTCGACGCCGACGACCATCCCGTCCTCGGCTTTCCCGGCCTGCTCCTCGGCGACGACGATGTCGCTCTCGAACAGCCGGTCGTAGGCCTGCACCGTCCCGCCCCGCAATCCCGGGCCCCGGGCGCGGTAGAGGCCCAGGACCCGCTTGCGGGACTTCTCGAGCAGCCGGACGACCTCCCCCTCGGCGCGGCCCCGGCCGTCGTCCCGCACGATGCGCACGGCGACCCGGTCGCCGTCCACCAGATCGCCGACCCCTCGCGGCGGCACGAAGACGTCGGGCCCGCCGGCATCCGGCGTGACGAACCCGAACCCGCGCGGGTGTCTCTGGATCCGACCCGCCACGATCTTCTGCCCGCGCGGCTGCGCTCGCGCCGGCTGCCGGGCCTCGTGACGCCCGCCGGGGCGCCCCGAGGCGACGTGCCGCCGCGACGCCTCCCTGGAGGCCGCCCATTCCCGCAGCGCGTAGCGGTTGCTGCCGATCTTCACCACCAGGTCGTCGTTGAGGAGGGACTTCAGAATTCTTTTGAACTCGTGGCGGCGGGCCCGATCCAGCCGGAGGAGTCGCACCAGATCGCGCGCGGTGGCCGGCCGGTATCCCGGCGCCCCCATGAACTCGACGATGGCCTGCCGCGTCTCCCTGTCCGCTCGGCTCATGGGCGAAAACCTAGCATGAAATCGTCCGGCTGGCGTGTGCTAGGATTGACGCTCACCCGTCAGGAACACGGGCATTGCCGATGTCGAGGGGGTCGTCCGATGCGCTTCCGCGGTTGGGGTCGTCGCGCCATCGTGCTCG from Candidatus Polarisedimenticolia bacterium harbors:
- a CDS encoding archease — encoded protein: MPAGYEFFEHTADAGAVVRGATLPRLFEHAACALFDLVCDRRTVRPRRAVRIAVEGSSLEDLLVRWLSELLYRLETEGILFSSFKVERVDRLRFRARGTARGEPIDRARHQLRREIKAVTYHQIRLVRGRSAWRVRIVFDV
- the rnr gene encoding ribonuclease R; this translates as MSRADRETRQAIVEFMGAPGYRPATARDLVRLLRLDRARRHEFKRILKSLLNDDLVVKIGSNRYALREWAASREASRRHVASGRPGGRHEARQPARAQPRGQKIVAGRIQRHPRGFGFVTPDAGGPDVFVPPRGVGDLVDGDRVAVRIVRDDGRGRAEGEVVRLLEKSRKRVLGLYRARGPGLRGGTVQAYDRLFESDIVVAEEQAGKAEDGMVVGVEILRPPMERRPATGRVVEVLGSPDEPGMDLKTIVRKYDLKVEFPPDVLADAGAAPERVAEEELRGREDFRALPIVTIDGETAMDFDDAVHVAKNADGTYVLQVHIADVAHYVRPESALDREAYERGTSVYFPGTALPMLPHRLSNGICSLNPGVDRLVQSCLMTIDGHGKVTDYRFADGVIRSVERMTYTSVAKILVDKDAETAARYRPLVPMFRLMEELCGVLNGKRRRRGSIDFDLPEPELLLAATGEMTGIVPLERNVAHRLIEEFMLAANETVAGHIFRARVPSIYRIHERPDPKKLEEFDAVAQAFGYRLARPFESIEPRAFQDLVEMAKGRPEERFLSRLMLRSMKQARYHHQRDMHFGLAASCYTHFTSPIRRYPDLIVHRILRRVRRPAPLSDRERRGLEDFLPEAALHSSRMERNADDAEWELVEWKKTAFMAERVGEEFDGFILSAHPFGLFVELQEYFISGLVKIESLPGDRYRFLEKKQILKGERFGRVFKLGDRVRVRVDRVDQFHLRVEFSLAESGDPAPPGRRRRGRAGA